GGTAGATATCCTCCTCCGCCTTCGATGTTGTCAGCACAATGACGGGAATCATGCGCAGGAACGGATCGGACTTGATTTCCCTCAAGGCCTCGCGTCCATCCTTCCGCGGCATGTTCAAATCGAGAAGGATCAGGCCCGGCATCGGGTACTGTGTACGATCCGTGTAGTTGCCGCGCTGATTGAGGTAATCGAGAAGTTCCACACCGTCCTCCACCTCGCGGAACTCGTTTGCAATACGGCTTTCGACAAGGGCGTCGCGAATCAACATGCGGTCGTCCGCGTCGT
This region of Ignavibacteriota bacterium genomic DNA includes:
- a CDS encoding response regulator, encoding MFDPRSPITILLADDDADDRMLIRDALVESRIANEFREVEDGVELLDYLNQRGNYTDRTQYPMPGLILLDLNMPRKDGREALREIKSDPFLRMIPVIVLTTSKAEEDIYRTYDLGVSSFITKPVSFDALVDIMKTLGKYWFEIVALPNKRV